One window of the Athene noctua chromosome 5, bAthNoc1.hap1.1, whole genome shotgun sequence genome contains the following:
- the PLAU gene encoding urokinase-type plasminogen activator → MKLLIFLAVTLGALVMGLDSAYIKKHYKLPYKHRSDHKECHCLNGGTCITYYLFSGINRCICPEGYTGIHCELDTNSICYTENGEDYRGMAMEDECLPWDLPSVIRRGRYHAQLKNALQLGLGKHSYCRNPNGRNSPWCYTKKGFAIQETPCNIEKCGHACGQRSISKYFKIVGGSQAEIESQPWVAGIFQNIKGTDHFLCGGSLIDPCWVLTAAHCFHTPSKKQNKSIYKVFLGKSILNVTDDKEQVFMVDDIIPHPDFTDDTGGNENDIALIRIRTTSGQCAVESKYVRTVCLPEKNLYLRDNTRCEISGYGKQDFYDIYYAQRLMSATVNLISQTKCKYEYYDNIRVTDNMVCAGDPTWMTDACKGDSGGPMVCEHNGRMTLYGIVSWGDGCAKENKPGVYTRVTQYLNWIDSSMNAVIAKSRLVPEPK, encoded by the exons ATGAAGTTACTCATCTTCCTCGCAGTAACCCTGGGTGCACTTGTCATGGGACTGGATTCT gCTTATATCAAGAAGCACTACAAACTGCCCTATAAACACAGATCAGATCACAAAG AATGCCACTGTTTGAATGGAGGAACCTGCATAACCTATTACCTCTTTAGTGGAATTAATCGTTGCATATGCCCAGAAGGATACACTGGCATTCACTGTGAACTAG ATACTAACAGCATATGCTATACTGAAAATGGGGAAGACTACAGAGGAATGGCCATGGAAGATGAATGTCTGCCATGGGACCTTCCCTCAGTAATCAGGAGGGGTCGTTACCATGCTCAATTGAAGAATGCTTTGCAGCTTGGACTGGGCAAACACAGCTACTGCAG AAACCCAAATGGAAGGAACAGTCCCTGGTGTTACACCAAGAAGGGATTTGCCATTCAAGAAACACCCTGCAACATAGAGAAGTGTG GGCATGCATGTGGTCAAAGAAGCATCAGCAAGTACTTCAAGATTGTTGGTGGAAGCCAGGCAGAGATTGAGTCTCAGCCTTGGGTAGCTGGCATCTTCCAAAATATAAAAGGCACTGACCATTTTCTGTGTGGTGGCAGCCTCATTGACCCTTGCTGGGTGCTTACAGCAGCACACTGTTTTCATACTCC gtcaaaaaaacaaaacaaatccatcTACAAAGTCTTTCTTGGAAAGTCCATACTGAATGTTACTGATGATAAAGAACAAGTATTCATGGTTGATGACATCATCCCTCACCCTGACTTCACAGATGACACAGGTGGCAATGAGAATGATATTG CTTTGATAAGGATAAGAACAACTTCTGGACAGTGTGCTGTAGAATCCAAATATGTCAGAACAGTCTGCTTGCCAGAGAAGAACCTTTACTTACGAGACAATACCCGGTGTGAAATATCTGGCTATGGAAAACAAGATTTTT atgacatcTACTATGCTCAAAGACTGATGTCAGCCACTGTAAACTTAATATCACAGACAAAATGCAAATATGAATACTATGACAATATCAGAGTTACTGACAACATGGTCTGTGCTGGAGATCCCACATGGATGACTGATGCATGCAAG GGAGATTCCGGTGGTCCCATGGTCTGTGAGCACAATGGCAGGATGACACTTTATGGGATTGTCAGCTGGGGAGATGGCTGTGCAAAGGAAAACAAGCCTGGTGTTTACACCAGAGTTACTCAATACCTTAACTGGATTGACTCCAGTATGAATGCAGTAATTGCCAAGAGTCGTCTTGTTCCCGAACCAAAGTGA